In Pseudomonas sp. GCEP-101, one DNA window encodes the following:
- a CDS encoding TonB-dependent receptor: MQSQHRGTLGRPHFTGRRSALALGIASVIGALACSVQAAESSGGDTPSAEAAPTLKAVTVTATRREESLQKVPVAVSVLYGEQLERDNRNNVSSIVQQVPTLNFRTGASNKDTSLFVRGVGTISTSPGVEPSVSTVIDGVVLGRAGQATLDLLDVERIEVLRGPQGTLFGKNASAGVLNVVTREVPDDTTGYIDYSHFGGGNENRTRFGIGGTLIPGKLKASVTTLVGSYDGNVDNVYNGHEVNGYNRAGARTKFEITPNDDLKVTLIADYMQGNDDSPSGVITSTTSPAFANALRPVTPDSDNRKINSDYRTHVDDTNKGLSAQLDWNLGDYTLTSISAWRGWDNTQWQDGDRLSQVTASIPSSHDKGELNYDQYSQELRLASPKGEFLEYVGGVYYMHAVDDETYRRVVTSTTAQNTGVADYGTRSDTYAVFGESTLNFTDDFRGIAGLRYTHDELEYDHRRRSTSSTAVTGIQPSTSSSGSTDEDGWSGRLGLQYDLSEQLTSYLTYSRGYKGPAYNVFFNMQPRDTEALKPETSNSWEAGLKATALDNRLTANLAVFHTVYDNYQANFYDTVAGQVVTRLINAGKVKTEGAELDFSYQATRQLKLSGALAYTKARIDSFACPAGAAAACNVNGKPLPFSPDWKSYVRADYGIPLDNGLDVELGTDYSWQDKVQYDLSQNPDTIQGAYGLWGASVALADYNEGWRVAVVGKNLTDKSYSPLLASGGSYIYRMVPRDDGRYFGVELRKDF, translated from the coding sequence ATGCAATCGCAACATCGGGGGACGCTCGGCCGTCCGCACTTCACGGGTCGGCGCAGCGCGCTGGCCCTGGGCATCGCCAGCGTGATCGGCGCCCTCGCCTGCAGCGTGCAGGCCGCCGAATCCAGCGGCGGCGACACCCCATCGGCCGAGGCGGCACCGACGCTCAAGGCCGTGACCGTGACCGCCACCCGCCGCGAGGAATCGCTGCAGAAGGTCCCCGTGGCCGTTTCCGTGCTCTATGGCGAGCAACTGGAACGCGACAACCGCAACAACGTATCGAGCATCGTCCAGCAGGTGCCGACGCTGAACTTCCGCACCGGTGCCTCGAACAAGGACACCTCGCTGTTCGTCCGTGGCGTGGGCACCATCTCCACCTCCCCCGGCGTCGAGCCGAGCGTGTCGACGGTGATCGATGGCGTGGTGCTCGGCCGTGCCGGCCAGGCCACCCTGGACCTGCTCGACGTCGAGCGCATCGAAGTGCTACGCGGCCCGCAGGGCACGCTGTTCGGCAAGAACGCCTCGGCCGGCGTGCTCAACGTGGTCACCCGCGAGGTGCCGGACGACACCACCGGCTACATCGATTATTCGCATTTTGGCGGCGGCAACGAGAACCGCACCCGCTTCGGCATTGGCGGCACGCTGATCCCCGGCAAGCTCAAGGCCAGCGTCACCACCCTGGTGGGCAGCTACGACGGCAACGTCGACAACGTCTACAACGGCCACGAGGTGAACGGCTACAACCGCGCCGGCGCCCGCACCAAGTTCGAGATCACCCCCAACGACGACCTCAAGGTCACCCTGATCGCCGACTACATGCAGGGCAACGACGACAGCCCCAGCGGCGTCATCACCAGCACCACCAGCCCGGCCTTCGCCAACGCGCTGCGGCCGGTGACGCCGGACAGCGACAACCGCAAGATCAACAGCGACTACCGCACCCACGTCGACGACACCAACAAGGGCCTGTCGGCGCAGCTGGACTGGAACCTGGGCGACTACACCCTGACCTCCATCAGCGCCTGGCGCGGCTGGGATAACACCCAGTGGCAGGATGGCGACCGCCTGTCCCAGGTCACGGCGAGCATCCCCAGCTCCCACGACAAGGGCGAGCTGAACTACGACCAGTACTCCCAGGAGCTGCGCCTGGCCTCGCCCAAGGGCGAGTTCCTCGAATACGTCGGCGGCGTCTACTACATGCACGCCGTGGACGACGAGACCTACCGCCGCGTCGTGACCTCCACCACCGCGCAGAATACCGGCGTGGCCGACTACGGCACGCGCAGCGACACCTATGCGGTGTTCGGCGAGAGCACGCTGAACTTCACCGACGATTTCCGCGGTATCGCCGGCCTGCGCTACACCCACGACGAGCTGGAATATGACCACCGCCGCCGCTCCACCTCGTCCACCGCGGTGACCGGCATCCAGCCCTCCACCTCCAGCTCCGGCTCCACCGACGAAGACGGCTGGTCCGGCCGCCTGGGCCTGCAGTACGACCTCAGCGAGCAGCTGACCAGCTACCTCACCTACTCGCGCGGCTACAAAGGCCCGGCCTACAACGTGTTCTTCAACATGCAGCCGCGCGACACCGAGGCGCTCAAGCCGGAGACGTCCAACTCCTGGGAAGCGGGCCTCAAGGCCACCGCGCTGGATAACCGCCTGACCGCCAACCTCGCGGTGTTCCACACCGTGTACGACAACTACCAGGCGAACTTCTACGACACCGTCGCCGGCCAGGTGGTGACCCGCCTGATCAACGCGGGCAAGGTGAAGACCGAGGGCGCCGAGCTGGACTTCAGCTACCAGGCCACCCGCCAGCTCAAGCTCTCCGGCGCCCTCGCCTACACCAAGGCCCGCATCGACAGCTTCGCCTGCCCCGCGGGCGCGGCGGCGGCGTGCAACGTCAACGGCAAGCCGCTGCCCTTCTCGCCGGACTGGAAGAGCTACGTGCGCGCCGACTACGGCATCCCGCTGGACAACGGCCTGGATGTGGAGCTGGGCACCGACTACAGCTGGCAGGACAAGGTGCAGTACGACCTCAGCCAGAACCCCGACACCATCCAGGGCGCCTACGGCCTATGGGGCGCCAGTGTCGCGCTGGCCGACTACAACGAAGGCTGGCGCGTGGCGGTGGTGGGCAAGAACCTCACCGACAAGTCCTATTCGCCCCTGCTGGCCAGCGGCGGCAGCTACATCTACCGCATGGTGCCGCGCGACGACGGACGCTACTTCGGCGTCGAGCTGCGCAAGGACTTCTGA
- a CDS encoding LacI family DNA-binding transcriptional regulator — MANQTPRKRRGAGRVTLTAVAERAGVSAISVSRYFNQPAQLSDDLRERIGAAVEALGYVPNQVAGGLASARGRVVGMVVPNISGPIFADTIQAVSDTLAAHGYQLLLASSYFSEDREENAVRAFLGWNPAALVLTSHFHTAATQKLIAAADMPVVEVWDYQPERAPIQVGFSHYQVGVDAVRYLHGKGYRRIAFVQNSAPGDFSALDRRDGYADTLRDLGGEPWMFVPTESAPFEAGRQAMEALMARGAKRPEAIVFANDNLAAGGLLAGQRAGLKIPEECAVLGFGDYPFAPMLLPSLSTIKPPAREIGEIAALRVLQSIGVLPLEGAVERLNLLGCRVLERESG; from the coding sequence TTGGCCAACCAGACACCCCGCAAACGCCGTGGCGCAGGCCGTGTGACCCTGACCGCGGTGGCCGAGCGCGCCGGCGTTTCCGCCATCAGCGTGTCGCGCTATTTCAACCAGCCGGCGCAGCTGTCGGATGACCTGCGCGAACGCATCGGCGCGGCGGTGGAGGCGCTGGGCTATGTGCCCAACCAGGTGGCCGGCGGGCTGGCGTCGGCGCGGGGCAGGGTGGTGGGCATGGTGGTGCCGAACATTTCCGGGCCGATCTTCGCCGACACGATCCAGGCCGTCAGCGACACCCTGGCCGCCCACGGCTACCAGTTGCTGCTGGCCTCCAGTTACTTCTCCGAAGACAGGGAGGAGAACGCCGTGCGCGCCTTCCTCGGCTGGAACCCGGCGGCCCTGGTGCTGACCAGCCACTTCCACACCGCCGCGACGCAGAAGCTGATCGCCGCGGCGGACATGCCGGTGGTCGAGGTCTGGGATTACCAACCCGAGCGCGCGCCGATCCAGGTCGGTTTTTCCCATTACCAGGTCGGCGTGGACGCGGTGCGCTACCTGCACGGCAAGGGCTATCGGCGTATCGCCTTCGTGCAGAACAGCGCGCCCGGCGACTTCAGCGCCCTGGACCGTCGCGACGGGTACGCCGACACCCTGCGCGACCTGGGCGGCGAACCGTGGATGTTCGTGCCCACCGAGAGCGCGCCCTTCGAGGCCGGGCGCCAGGCCATGGAAGCACTGATGGCCCGCGGTGCGAAGCGCCCCGAGGCGATCGTCTTCGCCAACGACAACCTCGCCGCCGGCGGCCTGCTCGCCGGCCAGCGCGCCGGGCTGAAGATTCCCGAGGAGTGCGCGGTGCTGGGGTTCGGCGACTATCCCTTTGCGCCGATGCTGCTGCCGAGCCTTTCGACCATCAAGCCGCCGGCCCGCGAGATCGGCGAGATCGCCGCGCTGCGGGTGCTGCAATCCATCGGCGTGCTGCCGCTGGAGGGCGCGGTGGAGCGCCTGAACCTGCTCGGCTGCCGGGTGCTGGAGCGCGAAAGCGGCTGA
- a CDS encoding phosphoribosyltransferase, whose product MPSPRYTNRRHAGIALAMVLRDMPLVAPLILALPRGGVPVAKEIARILAAPLDVLLVRKIGAPGNEEYALGAIVDGPEPNWVVDEAMLARFDPPAQWFEQQVMEQLRELERRRLLYRGVKAPARVEGRDLVVVDDGLATGSSMRAALQCLRAQHPHRVVLAVPVGPAETVQRLREEVDELVCLDTPSPFRAVGDHYRDFHQLSDQEVIDLLVK is encoded by the coding sequence ATGCCCAGTCCGCGCTATACCAATCGGCGCCACGCCGGCATCGCCCTGGCCATGGTCCTGCGCGACATGCCGCTGGTCGCCCCGCTGATCCTTGCGCTGCCCCGTGGCGGCGTGCCGGTGGCCAAGGAAATCGCCCGCATCCTCGCCGCGCCGCTGGACGTGCTGCTGGTGCGCAAGATCGGCGCACCGGGCAACGAGGAATATGCCCTGGGTGCCATTGTCGACGGCCCCGAGCCGAACTGGGTGGTGGACGAAGCGATGCTCGCGCGCTTCGACCCGCCGGCGCAGTGGTTCGAACAGCAGGTGATGGAACAGCTGCGCGAACTGGAGCGCCGCCGTCTGCTCTACCGCGGCGTGAAGGCCCCGGCCCGGGTGGAAGGCCGCGACCTGGTCGTGGTCGATGACGGCCTGGCCACCGGCAGCAGCATGCGCGCCGCGCTGCAATGCCTGCGCGCCCAGCACCCGCACAGGGTGGTGCTGGCGGTGCCGGTGGGCCCGGCAGAAACCGTGCAGCGGCTGCGCGAGGAGGTGGACGAGCTGGTCTGCCTGGACACGCCCTCGCCCTTCCGCGCGGTCGGCGACCACTACCGCGACTTCCACCAGCTCAGCGACCAGGAAGTGATCGACCTGCTGGTGAAATGA